GAGCCAATCGTCTCCTTAATCGTCTCGGCCGTTCCTTCGCCGATGAGCAGAGCCCGCTTCTGGCGGAACATGCTCACGATCGCCTCGTCCATCTCCTTGCCGGCCGAGCGAAGCGAGTTGGTCACCACGATGCCGTCCAAGGAAATGACAGCCACCTCACTGGTGCCGCCACCGATATCAAGCACCATGTTGCCCTGCGGCGCGGCAATCGGCAGACCGGCCCCCAAAGCGGCCGCGATCGGCTCGTCGATGATGTACGACTCTTTTGCCCCGGCGCCAATCGCCGCGTCGAGGACGGCCCGGCGCTCCACCTCGGTCACCTTGGCCGGCACCGAGACGACAACCAGCGGGCGGGAAAAACGGCTCTCGCTTGTTATTTTGCTCAAATAGTGTTTGAGGACCGCTTCGGTCATGTCGTAGTTGGCGATCACGCCGTCCCGAAGGGGCCGAATGACCGTAACGCCCTGAGGCGTCTTGCCTTCCATCGCCTTGGCCTCGTGGCCGTAGGCGATAATTTCCCTGCCGCCCTGAGGCATCTTGCGGACGGCCACCGCCGACGGCTCGTCGAAGACGATCCCCTGGTCGCTCTGATACACCACGATATTCGACGTTCCTAGGTCAATCCCTATTCCTTGGCCGATGCTCTTTTTCAGAAAACCCACGTCACGCCGCCTCCTTATCGCTCATCGCGCCGCGAGCTTCCTGATACAACGCTCACACGACCACCGACGATGAGAAAATGTCCTATAAACCGAATGTTTAACAGTTCCAACCGGCAGGCTAAATAGTCTGTCAGTTTCCGGTCTTCCATGCTTGGCTCAGACACCCCGTCCGGGTGATTATGAAGCAGAGCCACGCCCCTACAGTCAAGGCGAACCGCCCGGCGAAGCAAGTACGGCATGTCGAGGGCCGCGCCGTCCGGGCCGCCGTAAGAAAGCCTCTCGTCTCCCAACAGGCGGTCTTGGTCGTCAAAGAAACCGGCCACCACGAACTCACGGGCTTCCGGCCTCAGCTGGCACGCCCAATCGGCGAGCCACGCTTTCAGCGGGGGAAGGCCTTCCTGTTCGTTCGACGACCGACGTCCCAGCTCAAAAGCAGCCAACAAAGCGGCCGCTTTGGCCTCGCCCATGCCGCCGATAGACTGGACGAGCTCCGACGGGCTGGCCTGCGCCATTGCCCGAAGCCCTCCAAACTCAGCCAGCAGCGAGCCGGCCAGTTCAAGAACTCCCTGAGCGGCCGTTCCGGTCCGAAGCAGCACGGCCAGCAGCTCCACGTCGGACAGGCCGGACGCCCCGAGACGGCAGAGCCGCTCCCGCGGTCGAGAAGACTGGGGAAGCTGCTTGAGTTTCACGCCTCCTGCCGTCACTGGAGAAACGGGTTGAGCTGGCGCTCTCTGTCCAAGCTCGTTTCCGGCCCGTGCCCCGGCAAAACAGGAAGGTCCCCTTTCAGCTCTTTGAGCCGCGCCAACGACCTCGCGAGCGCCTCGCTGTCGCCGCCCCGCAGGTCCGACCGGCCGATGCTTCGGGCGAACAGGGTGTCGCCCGAGATCAGCAGTTTTTCGCCGTCCTTCTCGACGATGTAGCAGCAGCTGCCGGGCGTGTGGCCAGGCGTGAGCAGCACGGTCAAGGAAAAGCGCCCCACGCTGAACGTGTCGCCCTCGTCAAGGAGCTTGGACGGCTCGTACGGCGGCACTTCTCTGCCAAACTCGACCGCCAGATTGGCCCAGTTGTCCTTTGTCATGTTCAAGTCGCCGCGGGCCATGTAAACTGGCGCCCCTGTCGCCTCCACCAGATCAGCTACCCCCAAACAGTGGTCCATATGCCCGTGGGTGAGCAGGATAGCGCCGAGCTTCAGCCGTCGGTTCTGCAAAAACTCCACCACGTCAGCCGGATCTCCGCCCGGGTCAACGCAAAACGCCGTCCCGTTGCCGTCGTCAAAAGTATAGCTATTCGTCCACAGTGGGCCGAGAGGAATTCGCTTGTAGTCGAACACCGCTGTTTTCTCTCCTTCGCGCATCTCTTATTGCCGTTTGTCCCGAACCGGTTTAAGCCGGCGCCTCAGCCTTTGACGGCGAGTCGACTATTAAAGTCACCGGCCCGTCGTTTTCTATCGCTACAACCATGTGCGTCCTGAACACGCCGGTTTCGACCTGAATACCCTTTCCCCTCAGGCGGGCCACAAACCCTTCGTACAGTTTGTCGGCCTCGTCGGGCGGCGCAGCCTTGACAAAAGACGGACGGCGCCCTTTTCGGCAGTCGCCGTACAGCGTGAACTGCGAGACGACGAGCATCTGGCCGCCGAGATCAAGAAGGGACCGGTTCATTTTGCCGTCCTCGTCCTCAAAAATCCGAAGGTCTGCTACCTTATCGGCCAGCCACTGGACGTCCTCCGGCCCATCGCCGTCTTTAACTCCCAGAAGGACGCACAGCCCCGGGCCAATGCGCCCGCAGAGGGTTCCTTCTGAACTGACCGAACAGCTTTTTACCCTCTGAACGACAGCTCTCATATTTATCCCCTTTTCACGTCAATGACGTTCCGCACCCCGCCAAGTTTTGCGATGAGCGAGTAAAGGTGCTCCACGTCCCTGACCATAACTTCCATTTTCATTCTGGCGTGCCCTGCGGCGACGCCAATCTGAGTGGCGCGGACTGAGTTGATGTTCGCCTCGCTGTTGGCGCAGACCCGCGCTACATCGGCGAAAAGCCCCGACCGGTCGACAGCGTCGATGACGATCTGAGCCTGATACTGTTTTCG
This is a stretch of genomic DNA from Jonquetella anthropi DSM 22815. It encodes these proteins:
- a CDS encoding rod shape-determining protein, with the protein product MGFLKKSIGQGIGIDLGTSNIVVYQSDQGIVFDEPSAVAVRKMPQGGREIIAYGHEAKAMEGKTPQGVTVIRPLRDGVIANYDMTEAVLKHYLSKITSESRFSRPLVVVSVPAKVTEVERRAVLDAAIGAGAKESYIIDEPIAAALGAGLPIAAPQGNMVLDIGGGTSEVAVISLDGIVVTNSLRSAGKEMDEAIVSMFRQKRALLIGEGTAETIKETIGSAVTLDEELTMEVKGRDLADGLPKAEIVTSLEIREVLLPLISRIEDMVKVALEQTPPELAKDIVDHGIVLVGGASQLRGLPERLTKSLNAPVFLAENAIHAVALGIGRALEDMDRMRHLLTTVQKRNR
- a CDS encoding RadC family protein — encoded protein: MKLKQLPQSSRPRERLCRLGASGLSDVELLAVLLRTGTAAQGVLELAGSLLAEFGGLRAMAQASPSELVQSIGGMGEAKAAALLAAFELGRRSSNEQEGLPPLKAWLADWACQLRPEAREFVVAGFFDDQDRLLGDERLSYGGPDGAALDMPYLLRRAVRLDCRGVALLHNHPDGVSEPSMEDRKLTDYLACRLELLNIRFIGHFLIVGGRVSVVSGSSRRDER
- a CDS encoding MBL fold metallo-hydrolase, which codes for MREGEKTAVFDYKRIPLGPLWTNSYTFDDGNGTAFCVDPGGDPADVVEFLQNRRLKLGAILLTHGHMDHCLGVADLVEATGAPVYMARGDLNMTKDNWANLAVEFGREVPPYEPSKLLDEGDTFSVGRFSLTVLLTPGHTPGSCCYIVEKDGEKLLISGDTLFARSIGRSDLRGGDSEALARSLARLKELKGDLPVLPGHGPETSLDRERQLNPFLQ
- the dtd gene encoding D-aminoacyl-tRNA deacylase, yielding MRAVVQRVKSCSVSSEGTLCGRIGPGLCVLLGVKDGDGPEDVQWLADKVADLRIFEDEDGKMNRSLLDLGGQMLVVSQFTLYGDCRKGRRPSFVKAAPPDEADKLYEGFVARLRGKGIQVETGVFRTHMVVAIENDGPVTLIVDSPSKAEAPA